ACCGAGGAGATGGAGGGCACCGTCCTCGAGCACTACCGTCAGCGCGAGCTCGACGAGAAGGTGGACCTGGAACTGCGCAACGCCTTCGATCAATCCCTGGAGGAGATCTTCGAGGGCCCCGGAGAAGCCCCGGTGCGCGCGGAGACGCTCGTGCAGGCCGAGCGCCAGCGCCTGCTCTCCCTGGTGAGCCACTACTCGGGCGTGAGCCGGGGCGTGGTGCGCGCGTTGCTCGACCACCTGGCCGAGCGCACCGCCGCGATGAACCTCACGCTCCACCCGGATGACAGCCGGGAGGCGGGCATGAGGCTCGCCTCGCTCGTGACCGTGCTGACCATGAATTACCTCTACACCGACCGTTTCTTCGAGGAATGAGCCCATGGCACTGCCGCCCCTTCGCATCGCGGTCCTTCACTACCAGGCCAAGGATGATCCGCCGGATGCGGTGATGGAGCAGGTGTGCGCCACGCTCCAGCAGCTCGGACACACGCCGGTGCCGGTGCGCGTGGACGAGAGCCTCTCGGACATGGTGCGGCAGGTGTCCAGGTCGGGCGCCGACCTCGTCTTCAACCTCTGCGAGACCTTCGCCGAGGACTACCGGTTCGATGTGAACGTCGCCGCGGTGCTGGAGCTCGCGCGCGTGCCCTTCACGGGCTCGGGGACGGCGGGCCTGCTGCTCGCCCAGGACAAGATCCTCACCAAGCAGCTGCTGCAGTTCCACGGGGTGCTCACCCCGCGCTTCGCCTCCTTCGACGGCGACTCGTTCCAGACGAATGGAGACCTGTCCTTTCCGCTCATCGTCAAGCCCGCGCGCTCGGACGCCTCCATGGGGCTGGGCGTGGAGAAGGACATGGAGGGGCTGGCGCGCCGCGTGCGGATGATTCGCGAGCAGTATGACGACGAGGCGCTCGCGGAGGAGTTCATCGAGGGGCGGGAGTTGTACGTGGGCGTGCTCGGCGATCACTCCCGGCCCGAGGTGCTTCCCGTGGTGGAGCTCGACTTCGGAAAGAAGTGGAGCCGCAAACGCATGAAGATCGCGGACCGGGAGGTGAAGTTCGGGCCGGATACGCCCGGGAGCCCCCAGCTCGTGCTGCCCAGGGACTTGTCGGACGAGCTGCGGGGCCGCATCGAGGGAGCCGCGGTGACGGCCTTCCGCGCGCTCAAGCTGCGCGACTACGCCCGCATCGACTTCCGCGTGTCCAGCGCCACCAACGAGCCCTACCTCCTCGAGGTGAACCCCAACCCGTACCTCGAGGAGAAGAGCGAGGTGGCGCTCGCGGCCCGGGACAAGGGCATGTCGTATCCGGCGCTCATCCAGCACATCGTCGAGGTGGCCGCGCGCCGTTACGGGCTCGGGAGAGGGGCGGCCCAGGCCGCGCCCGCCGAGGAGCCCCTGTCCACGTAGGGGGCTCGGGTGTTTCAGTGGGGAGTCAGCCCGAAGTGGGCCTTGATGCGCTCGGCGGGAGGGGTGCTGCCGGCCTCCTCGAGCACCTTGAGGCCCCAGCGTGCCGCGTCACTCAGGTTGGGCGTGACGACATAGGGGGTATGGCTGCGCGGCCGCACCTTGAGGAAGGTGGACATCATCAAGCGCAGGAGCGGTGAGGTGATGACCAGGGCGTGGCCAAGCATCTGGGCATCGAGCAGGGCCCCGTGCTGCTTCAGCCACTCCGCCTGAAGTTGGCGGACGTCGGAGGAGAGCATGGGCGCGTTGCGCATGTCGAAGAGGGTGACGTGCTTCTCGGGGCGTTGCAGGTAGGTGAGCCGCTGCGCGAGGTAGTCCTCGAAGCTCGCGAGCGGGACCGCGCCTCGTATCTGGACGGTGAGCAGGGGCCAGAAAGAGTCGTCAAGGGTGATGGAGGGGGCGGGGGAGTCGTTCAAGTTGGGCGTCACGGTTTCCTCGAGCTCCCTTGGCTCCGGGGCCAGCGCCTCCTCAGGGAGTGCATCCTGCTACAGGCAGCGGCCGGACGACAGGTGCCGGTCCTCCGTGGGGGCTTGATCTGCTAGCTTCACGGGCTGTCGTGTCCGCTTCACCCGTTGTCTCTCTCTTTCGCACGTTTCCCAGGCCATGTCCCTCGTTCGCTTGCTGAGCACCGCTGTCCTTGCCCTGCTGTGGAGCCCTGTCGCGTTCGCACAGGCCCCGCAGGAGAAAGCCTCTCCCCAGCCCATGTCCGCTACCCGAGTCCAGGAGCTCGAGGCCTCCATCGCCGAGTTGAAGGCCAGTCGTGAAGAGGCCCCCGAAGCCATGAAGAAGGGGCTCGACCGGCAGATCGCCGCGCTGCAGGACGCGATCAAGCTGCAGCAGATGACCGATACGGCCAACGAGCAGAACAAGTCGCGGCGCCCGCAGCTCACCGCCGAGCAGAAGGCGTTCTTCACTCCCGTGGCGCCCGCCAAGGTGCCCTCGTGGATCCCCGACACGCTCACCCGCGCGCAACTCACGGAGGAGATGATGAAGTGCCCCGCGGGCGCCCGGGTGTTCGCGGACAAGCACGACATGGACTGCCGCAAGCCTCCCACCTCGAAGGCGGGTGTTCCTCAGCCTCACGGCCTGGCGCTGTGGTTCTACAAGTCCACCGGCAAGCTCAAGGCCCAGCGCTACTACGAGAACGGCCTGCTGCGCTGGGACATCTCGTACCACACCACCGGCGCGCGCTCGTCCCAGGGCTTCTATGACAACGAGAAGCCGAAGCAGGACCGCGAGACGGGCCTGCATACCTCGTACGCCCCCAATGGGAGCATCGTCCGGCAGGCGGAGTACAAGTCCGGCAAGCTCCAGGGCTGGAGCAAGCTGTGGGAGGACGACGGCTACCCCATGAGCGCCACGCGCTACGAGGACCACAAGTCCGTGGAGATGGTGGGCCCCACCGGCAAGAAGATGTAACGCGGGCGAGAAACCCCGGAGGGACGGGGACCAGGAAGTATCCCGGGTCCCCGCCCCGAGACAGCAGCTCAGAAACCCGCGTTCAGGTCGAGCGGTGCCTTGCCCTCGGTCTTCACGGGAGCCTGAGGCGAGCGATCCGACGTGCGCTCAGTGCTTTGCGCGTCGGAGCCGACGGTCTTGTGGGACTGCACGGCGCCCCGCATGGCCGGGCCGACGGTCTTGTGGGACTGCACGGCACCTCGCATGCCCGGACCGACGGTCTTGTGAGACTGCACGGCGCCCCGCATGGCCGGGCCGACGGTCTTGTGAGACTGCACGGCGGTCCGCATGGCCGGGCCCACCGCGCTGCCTGTCGGCTCCGCGCCCCACGCACTGCTGGCGACTCCGAGCCCGACGAGCACCGCGAATGCCTTGGATCGTAGCGACATCTTCGCCTCCTGGGGGCGCCTGGCCCCGGATATGAGACAGGTGTTGGCCGGTGGGAAGCTCCGGCCCCGGAAGTCTACAGGAGCGGATGCCGGCGTGCGCGAGGCGGCCAACGGCCACCTGGCTCGCGCCGAGCAGATCCTCGGCGGCGAGCGTGGCGAGGCCTACTTCTTGGGGAAGCTCGGGTCGGCCTTCACCTCTTCGATCTGCGCGGTGTGCCGCTTGGAGTGCGCGGCCATGAAGAGCATCCACTGGTAGGCGTCCAGATCACCCATGGGCGACGGACCGCTCACGTGGCTGCGCAGCTCGCTCTCCGGCGTCCCCTTGGCCAGGGCGATGTTCGCCTCGCGCCGGGCGTTGAAGGCCTTGGCGGCCTCCTTGGCCGAGGTGAACTTGCTCGCGGGCTGGAGCTTCTCGGGCGCCTTGAACTTGTTGGTCCGATCCGGAATGCCCTGGAGGATCTTCTCCTCGAGCCCCTGGGTCTTGGCCTTCTGCTCGGCGGTGGCGGCGGGCGTCTTGAGGACCTTGCCCGTGATGTTCTCGCCGAACATGTCCTCGGACAGGGCGATGTGCTCGGCCACCTCGGCGACCGACCAGCGATCCGGCGCGGGCTTGAACTTCCACTGCGCCTCCGAGAGCCCGTCGATGGACTTGAGGAAGTCCTTCTGGGTCTGGGTGAGGTAGTCGACGAGGAACTTCGAGTCCTTGGGGGCCGCCGCCTTCGCGGGGGCAGCCGGCTCGGCGGCGAGGACGAGGGTGGGGAGCAGCACGGCGAGGGCGAGCAGGGAACGCTTCATGGTGTGATTCCTCCGATGAGGGAGGCGCACCGTAGCGGAGGCCCCTGACATGCTGGGCAGCGAGACTGCTTGGGGTGCCTGTCATTGGGGCGCTCCGGGGAGTCAGGGGCCGGGCAACCCAGGTGCGGCGGGCAGGCGCAAGGAGTAGGTGGTGCCGCCGCTTTCGTCGCTGTCGACCCGCAGCTCGCCCCCCATGGCCTCCACGATGGCCTGGCTGCCGGGCAGGCTGTAGTCCTCCGGTCCCGATGCGGAGTCCCAGATCCCGCTCTGCACCAAGATCCCGCTCTCCAGGAAGAAGTGCTGCTCCTCTGATGTACGAAAGACGGGGCCGGTGAGGACCACGCGGCTCCAGGACTCCTCCCGCCAGGACCTCACCCGGAGCACGTGCTGCCGTGAGGGGTCGTGCCCCATGGTGCGGAGGGAGCCCCGCAGCAGGTACAGGAACACGCGCAGGAGGTAGCGCGCGCTGCCGAGCACGGGGGAGGGCTCCGGGGCGAGGTCCTCCTCCACTCGGACCGTCGGCGGCAGCTGGCCGCGGATCATGCGCAGCGCCCTGGCCAGGCACTTCTCGACGTACACGGGCAGGGGCGGCTCCGGTGGCACGTACCTCAAGAGGCGGAGGTTTCGTGCCTGCGCGTGGAGGCGGCGACACGCCTCGAAGCCCGTGGACAGGACCTCGCGCTTTTCCTCCTTCTCTTCCTCCTTCGCCTCCTCATTCGGGAGCCTCGCGATGCGCTGGAGCAGCGAGCGAAGGAACGCGGTCTGGGTGAGGACCTGCTCGGCGGCGAGCGCCATCACGGCCCGTGCGGCGTTGCGCTCGTCATTCTGGAGCGCCCGCAGCTGCGGCTCCTCGAGGGGGCGCGGTGGGGGGCCCTCGCCGGACCGGACATGGATGGGAAGGTCCACGCGGAACGTCACGCCCTGGTTCGGCTGGCTCTCCACCTGGAGCGCTCCGCCCACGGCCTCCACGAGGGCCCGGAGTCTGTACAGCCCCAGCCATTGGCCCGTGCCGGGAACGGGGGGAGGACACAGGGGCTCGAAGAGGTGCGGCATCATCCCTGGCGGGAGGCCCGGACCGGTGGCGGAGATCGTCACCCGCACGCTTTGCTCGGAGGCCCGGGTGCTCAGGCGCAGCACGTGCTGCTGGGGGGCTCGCGAGCGCATGGCCGCGAGGGCATCGAGCACGAGCCCGAAGAACAGCCGGTTCAGCCAGGTCCGGGTGATCTGCACTTCTGGCAGCTGGGGCGGGTCGTCCCTCTCCACCTGGCACGAGTGTTCCCACACCGCCCGGGTGAAGCGCACCACCCGGTCCAGGCTCTCCTGCACGCTCTCGAACTTGCCCTCCCACCGGGGCTCGGGGCCCTCTAACATGAACCCAAAAAGGTTGTCCGGGACGCTGTAGGGGCCCTCGCACGATTCGCGGGCCCGCTGGAAGAGCCTGTGCTCTTCTTTGCTCGCACGAAATTCCCAGAAGTAGTTCACGGTGTGCAGCAAGACGCTGTAGTGGCCGCTCCAATGCTGTCGGTAGGCGCGCGGCAGCCAGTACGACGAGCGGGGATAGAGGGTTTCTGTCATTGTAGGAGCCTCACGGCTGCTTCGCGTTGTGGAAGTCGCCCGTGTAGAGCCTTTCCGGAAGTCGTCCATCCCAGACGCAAGCCGGGAAGCGCACGTTCCATCCCGTGGATGATGGCGAGAGGTCGTGCATCGCCGCGCACGAGTGCGGGCGCATAGACCGCGACACCAAGGTCAGTCGGAGCGCTCATCATTTCAACACCAATCCATGACGAAAATTTTAAGGGTGGGATCCGCGCGCTTCAGCGCGGTCTTGTGCGCTTCGCTACGTCGGGTCTGTCCGGGAGATTCCCAACCACCCCAGGATTTCCTTCACCGCCTTCTCGCCGCTGTGCCGCACCTGCTCATCCAGCTGCGTTCCGACCACGCGGGCCTGTCCCTCCAGCCGCAGGGCTTCCTGGAAGGCCTTCTTGAAGGACTGCTGTGTCAGCTCCTGGATGCGCAGCCTCACGGCGACGCCCGCGGATACGAGCGCCTGGGCATTGAACTCCTGCTCCTCGAAGATGGGAATGGCGATGGTGGGCTTGCCCGAGCGCGCCGAGGCGGCGCAGTGGCCCGCGCCTCCCTGGTGGACGATGACGGAGACCCGCGGGAAGAGCCAGCTATGGGGAAAGCGCTTCCCCATGTACCACTGGGGATTCTGGAGGATGGGGTCCTCGAGCATGAAGTCGAACGTGTGCTCGAGCAGGATGGCGCGGAGGCCCAGCTCCTGGACGGCGCCCAGCATGGCGTGGGCGGCCTGCCGGGCCTGGGCGAGGGGAAGGAATTGCAGCAGCGAGAAGCTGCCGAACCCGATGTAGATGATGGGCCGCTCTCCGCTCTGGCGCAGGAAGTCGCTGAGCGCCTCGGGCACGGCCTCCGTCTCTTCCTGACTGGGCGGCAGCAGCGGCCCGGGGTTGAAATACCAGGGAGGTGTGTCCTTGTGCGGCACGGGCATGAGCGTGCTCGAGTAGGCTTGGAGCGCGGGGTACTGCCAGAACCCGCGGCCAAAGAAGTAGCTCAGCGCAGGACGCGGTGGCAGGTCATGCACGCGCCGCAGTCGGCGCAGCACGGGCCCCTCCAGGAAGATGCGGATGAAGAAGGGGAGCGTATAGGACAGCCAGTTGATGAAGCTTCCCTTGTCACCCGTGCCCACCATGGGGCAGAGCCACTCGGTCGTCGCGGTGAAGAGCGGGGTGTAGCGCAAGACGAACAGGGGGAGCCGGTGTTTGTCCGCCGCCAGGATTCCCACGTTGAGGGCGAACTCATTGACGATGAGCACATCGGGCTTCGAGCGCGTCACCATCTCATCGAACTGTCGCACGTAGGCCGGGGTGTGCCCGGCGATATGGCGGAAGAGGTAATAGATGCTCCGCGGCCCCGACTGGCCCTGGAGCTGGACGGTGACGACGTCCTCCGTGTGGTCCTCTTCCTGCGCGAAGAGCTCGCTCTCCTCCAGGCCCAGGCTCCGGCCCGCCTCGCGGTAGCGCTCGCGGACGTTGATGATCACCGAGTGGCCCTCGCGCTTGAGTTGTTGCGCGAGCACGGCCAGGGGCTGGAAGTCTCCCCGGCTCCCCCAATAGAAGAGGGCGAAGCGGAGCTTTCCACTTCGGGGCCGCACCACCTCCTGCTCCGCCCAGGGGCCGCTCGCGCTCCGGCGGGAGCGCAGGTCGTCGCGGTAGAGGAGATAGAGGAAGGCGGTGAGTGACACGAGCACCACCGCGAGGGTGGCCAGTCCTCCCGCGAGCACCGTGAGGATGATGGAGCCAACTGATGCCATGGGACCTCCGCGAGGCCTTCAGCTCCCGGCCGAGCAGAGGCCAATGTCTCGTTCCCCGGGGAGATGGCGCTCACTCCTCCAGGGCCGTCAGATACGCCAGCACCCCGCGCCGGCCTCCACACTGAGGGCAGGCAAACACACTACCTGAACTCGTCCACGATGTAGACCCCAGCGCGGGGAGCTTCGACGATGGCTGTCCCAGGCTTGGATTCAGGACGCTTGCGGAGCTGCCCCAGCCCGAGCCGCGCCACCGCGCACATGGGCACCTGCTCGCCTCCATCCATGGGTTGGGCGGCGTAGTACCGGATGACGGCTTGTGGCCCGCTGGTCCAGACGCGGCCATAGAGCCGGGCAGGGGCTTGAAGCAGGCCAAGGTCCTCCTCAAGGATGCTCTCGATGTTTCCTTCGTAAAGCGTGATGGGAAAGGCGCGGGATTGGTTCGCATCGAGTTGGACCCACGCGGATTCCCCGACAAACATCCGCAAGTAGTTCATCGCCTTGCGCGCCTCGGGTGGGCACTGCTCGGGTCCTGGGCTGCCGTCAGCACGGAGGGACACCCCTCCGGTCGCAGTTCCGGGGCAACCGGAGGACGTCACGAGAAGGACGGCGCAACCCAGGAACGCCAACTTGTTGGAGGCCATGTCGCTTGCTCCTATCGCTCTATGAGGGCCGGATCTAGTTGGATGAAGGCCTGCCGCATCCCGTCGTGCCGGTAGACCTCCAGCGACAGGCGCGTCAACTTGCCATCCTCCATGAAGGCGCCACCGTCCACGACAAAGGCCACCACACCGGACCCGCCGGGCATGATCTCACGGCCAGTGGCGCGAACGGCGACTGCTCGCTCATGGCCTTTGTCCAGGGTCACCAGACGAGCCGACTTCATGCTCCACGGCTGCTCAGGGGCCAGGTTCTTGATCTTGAAGACGACAGCCGCCTTGACCTTCCCCTGAAGCACCTGGGCATCAATCTCGGCATCCGCGTCCTTGCCAAAAAAGCGCTCCACCACCTTGAACGGTGTCTGTGCCAACGCGCCTGATACCAGCAGGGCGGCCAGGGCGTGATCCTCCGAAGTCTCTTCCTTGCGGTAGCGCTGGTTCTCCTCGGTCAGGGCGTCGTTCTTCTTGAGCGCTTCCCTCAGAACTGCGTGCATGGCCGCGTGGCTCTCGCGGTTTTTGAAGACGTCGACCTGCTGGTCCGTCCACGACCACCCTTCGCGGCCCGGAGGTCTCAGCAGAAAGGGCACCTCTGTCCCATCGACCAGCGTCACGACCACGGGAATTGCTTCATCGTCGTCGAGGTCATGGAGGGGCTCCAGGAGTACCTTGTTGCGGACCACCGCCAGCGGCTCGAGCCGGCCCTCCCAACCGAGCATCTTCGTCTTGACCGGGTCGACGGACTGCTCGAACCGGAGCGTCGTGACGACCTGCCCCTTCACGTAAACGCGGTGGGTGGCATCGTCTGGGTGTTCCGAGAGCAGGATGGGGCGTACAGAGAGTTTGTCGCGCCCGCCGCTGGCCAGGGCGGCTGACGCCGCGAGGGCAACAAGGAGTACAGACCGGAGAAGTAGCATCAGCCGGTCAACTTATCAGGGAGGGCGGCATATTCAAGCGGAGACCTGGGACGGCCGCGTCCCGGAGACGGTGTCAAAGGACTCGAACGCGGGACACGGTCAGAGCGACACTTGGCGTGGACGGGTGCTCCTATCCGTCACTTCCACTTGTTGGTATGGGCACGGGGGCCGCGCTGGTGAACTTCATGCGGAACCTGCACGCCAACTCGTCAAGCAGGGGCATTTGTTGGATAGTTCTTTGACACCTTCTTGGAGTCAGAGCGCTCCATTAGCGACAGACTGGAACTGTCACGAGGCGCAAGCACCTTGGCCTGTTTCGTCATAAGAAAGTTGGCCAAGAAAACCATCTGCCGAGTTTGTGGTGGATTGGGCTACCTTGCTTGACGATTCAGGGATGTGCGGAGTTCCCGAAGCCTGGCGGCAAATGGTGTTTCTTCGATTTTGATTTGTGTGCTCAACTGCCATCTTGCGTCACTAGTCACGGTGAATCTCTTTTCGCTAGTGAGTGCGCGCCGTAGTTGAGCGTGTGGATCTCGAGAGCGCGACTTGTATCCGGCACTTTGCAGTTGCTGCTCGATTTTAATGGATGTGAGCGGTTCATCGGTGAGAGCGAGAATCCTGAGTAGATGCTGTTTCAGTGTGAGCTTTTTTCGGCGCTCTAGAAGTCTTTCGATTTTCTCGGACAAATCTGTCGATTGAATTCCAGATGTGTGTAAGTCGTCGAAGAAGTTTTTGAATGGCCAATCTGTGTCGGGCTTTAGGGACTCAGGGGGAGGTTCCTTTAGGTTTGATGCGGCGCCTAGTGTGACCACTGCAAGGCCGCCTATCGTCAATCCCGCTAGCCACTTCATCGGAGTAGGAAGCTTCGTGAACCCTTCGAACGCGCCTTTTATGGTGGCTGCGGTAAGCAGTGTCCCCATTGAGGCCAAACCATGCAGCCCAGCGTGTTTCGCTGCTTCACGTGAATATTTGCGGAGAAGGAGCATGATGTCATCGTCATCAAGACCAAGGCGGGGATAATCCGTTGCGTCCCAGTCGTTGTCTCTGCTTATGATGACATCTAAGCCGAGTTCTTCGAATAGCTGTGCGTGCGGAACGTCTGTTGGGTCGCGAGCAAGGAGTCGCTGGATGTTGGCGGACTTTCTGTTGGTCGGCTCGAAAAAATAGATTTTTTCAAGAATCGACTGTTTGGCAGACTCAACCCTCTCGCTGGGGGCTTTGCATGGGAATGTTGGAAGGTTCCGTATGACCTCTTCTCTTACTAGCGTGGTTGCAAATGCTCTTAGAACGCCTGCATCAATCGCCTCTTCAAGGTTGGTTAGTGCTGTGGGGTTCTTGAGTTGAGATCGGCACGAAATGGTTGAGAGCACCACATTAGCGTCGACAAGTGCAAAAATCGGGCTGATGACTTGCGGCGGTGGCTTGAGGCCCGGGATTTCTGGTCCGCCCGTCAAGTACCGAAGATCGTTTGAACGGAACTCAAGGAACTTCTTTTTTTGCATTTCTGTTGGCTCTAATTGTTGGAGGAGGGCTCACCACGGGCGCATGACCCACGGGGGGCTGATGCCTGAGCTGTAGTTTTGGGGTGGTTTGCCCGATGTCGCCCCATGTTCTGTTTGCGCTCATGGGCAGGTGACCGCACGGCACCAACACAAGGGGGACTGGGTCACAACATCATTCGTTGCTGGCAGCGCCAAGAGGTGTGGTGTGCCTCAATCTTCTCCATAGACAAGAGTATAGCTGACGGTCGTGCGCATTAACTGGGGGCAGTGATGCGCATCCGCGCCCGCCCTGGAGTGCGCTCGATACAGCTTAACCTAAGGTGGGAGATGTCATGGCCGACCGGAAGTCCTACAGAACCAGCACTCAACCGCGCTGGGAGTTCTTTTGCCGTCAGCATCCAGCGGCGGGTTCGAATCCCCGCCGCCCCAGGCCCTCTGGCCGTGACTACGCCGTGGCGGCGCGCACCACCCGGAGCAGCTCGCCCGAGTCGATGAGCTCGCAGACGGCCTCGATGTCGCGGTGGATCTCCCGATCCTTCTCCATGGTGGGCACGCGGCTGCGCACCAGCTCGTGCGCGGCGCGAGGGCCCCGGCCCGCCTTCACCGGCAGCCGGAAGTCCAGCGCCTGGCTCGCCACCAGGATCTCAATGGCCAGACACGTGCGCGTGAAGTCCGCCACCTGCCGGCCCTTGAGCGCCGCCGTCATGCCCATGGACACGTGGTCCTCTCGGCCCGCCGAGGACGGAATCGAGTCCACCGAGGCCGGGTGGCACAGCACGCGCGACTCGGCCACCAGCGCCGCGCTCGTCACCTGGGCGATCATGAAGCCCGAGTTCAACCCCGAGTTCTTCGCCAGGAACGGCGGCAGGTTGGACAGCGCCGGGTTCACCAGCTGCTCCACGCGCCGCTCGCTGATGGAGGACAGCTGCGTGAGCGCCATCGCCGTCACGTCCATGGCCAGCGAGATGGGCTGCCCGTGGAAGTTGCCGCCCGAGACGATCCGGTTGCCCTCCACGAAGACGAGCGGGTTGTCCGTGGCGCTGTTCACCTCGACTTCCAGAATCCGCCGCGCGAAGGCGAACCCCTCGCGGGCCGCGCCGTGCACCTGCGGCATGCAGCGCAGCGAGTACGGGTCCTGCACCTTGCTGCAGTTGACGTGCGTCTCCACCAGATCACTGCCCGCCAGCAGCGTGAGCAGGTGGGCGGCGCAGGCCTTCTGGCCCTCGTGCGGACGCACCTCTTGAATCTCCGGGATGAAGGGCTTGTGGCTGCCCAGCAGGCCCTCGAGCGTCATGGAGCCGGCGATGTCCGCGATGGTGGCGAGCGACTCGGCGCGAAGCTGGAGCAGCGTGCCCACCGCGCACATGGCCTGCGTGCCATTCACGAGCGCCAGGCCCTCCTTGGCCTCCAGCACCACCGGCTTCAGCCCGGCGCGCTCCAGCGCCTGACGGGCCGGCATCCGCTGGCCCTGGAAGAAGGCCTCGCCCTCGCCGATGAAGACGAGCGCCAGGTGCGCCAGCGGCGCCAGGTCTCCCGAGGCGCCCACGCTGCCGCGCTCGGGCACCACCGGCACCACGTCCCTGTTCAGCATGTCCAGCGCCAGCTGCAGCGTCTCCAGGCGGATGCCCGAGAAGCCCTTGGCCAGCACGTTGCAGCGCAGCAGCAGCAGGGCGCGCGCCTCGGGCAGGGGCATGGGGGTGCCCACGCCGGCGGCGTGCGAGAGGATCAGGTTGCGCTGCAGCTCGCGCAGGTCCTTCTTGTCGATGCGCACCTCGGCCAGGGTGCCAAAGCCGGTGTTGATGCCGTAGGCGGGGGTGTCTCCGGCGGCCACGCGGTCCACCAGGTCGCGCGAGGCGCGGACGCAGGCCTCGGACTCGGGCGTGAGCTGCACGATCGCCTCGTTGCGGGCAACCTGCAGGATCTCCTCCAGCCGGAGGGTGTCACCATCGATGAGAAGACGGGGGCGGTACATGTCGGGGGCTCCAGGCAACGGGTGCGGCGGTACGGCCCTATACCCCAACACATGGCGCCGTGCAGCCCGTCCGCTCAGGGAGCTTTTGACAGCCGGAGGCCACCTCACTAGCTTGACGCGCCGTTCCAGGAGGAACCAGCCAACGTGGCCTTGATCGTCCAGAAGTACGGCGGAACCTCGGTCGGAGATACCGAGCGGATGAAGAACGTGGCGCGCCGCTGCATCGCCGCCCAGAAGGCGGGCAACGACGTGGTGGTCGTCGTCTCCGCGATGTCCGGAGAGACCAACCGTCTGTTGAAACTCGTCGCGCAGATCACCGACCGGCCGAGCGAGCGCGAGCAGGATGTGGTGGTCGCCACCGGCGAGCAGGTGTCCATCGGCCTGGTGGCCATGGCCATCCAGGCGCAGGGGGGGCTGGCCACCAGCTTCCTCGGCCACCAGGTGCAGATCGTCACCGACAGCATCTTCTCCAAGGCGCGCATCAAACGCATCGACGCGGACAAGATCGTCGAGGCGCTCAAACAGAAGCACATCGTGGTGGTGGCCGGCTTCCAGGGCCAGGACGAGCAGGGCAACGTCACCACCCTGGGGCGCGGCGGCTCGGACACCACGGCGGTGGCGCTCGCCGCGGCGCTCAAGGCCGACGCCTGTGAGATCTACACGGACGTGGACGGCGTCTACACGACCGATCCCAACGTGTGCCCCTCGGCGCGCAAGCTGGAGCGCATCTCCTACGAGGAGATGCTCGATCTGGCGAGCGTGGGCGCCAAGGTGCTGCAGATCCGCTCGGTCGAGTTCGCGATGAAGTACAAGGTGCCGCTCTGGGTGAAGTCCTCCTTCACGGACGACCCGGGGACTCTGGTGTGTGAGGAGGACAAGTCGATGGAGAACGTGGTTGTCAGCGGCATCGCCTACGACAAGAACGAGGCGAAGCTCGCCATCAGCGGCGTGCCGGACGTGCCGGGCGTGGCCGCGAGGATCTTCGGGGCCCTGGACGCGCAGAACATCGTGGTGGACCTGATCGTCCAGACGGCCTCCAAGGAGGGCAAGACGGACC
The sequence above is drawn from the Archangium gephyra genome and encodes:
- the hutH gene encoding histidine ammonia-lyase, coding for MYRPRLLIDGDTLRLEEILQVARNEAIVQLTPESEACVRASRDLVDRVAAGDTPAYGINTGFGTLAEVRIDKKDLRELQRNLILSHAAGVGTPMPLPEARALLLLRCNVLAKGFSGIRLETLQLALDMLNRDVVPVVPERGSVGASGDLAPLAHLALVFIGEGEAFFQGQRMPARQALERAGLKPVVLEAKEGLALVNGTQAMCAVGTLLQLRAESLATIADIAGSMTLEGLLGSHKPFIPEIQEVRPHEGQKACAAHLLTLLAGSDLVETHVNCSKVQDPYSLRCMPQVHGAAREGFAFARRILEVEVNSATDNPLVFVEGNRIVSGGNFHGQPISLAMDVTAMALTQLSSISERRVEQLVNPALSNLPPFLAKNSGLNSGFMIAQVTSAALVAESRVLCHPASVDSIPSSAGREDHVSMGMTAALKGRQVADFTRTCLAIEILVASQALDFRLPVKAGRGPRAAHELVRSRVPTMEKDREIHRDIEAVCELIDSGELLRVVRAATA
- a CDS encoding aspartate kinase, which encodes MALIVQKYGGTSVGDTERMKNVARRCIAAQKAGNDVVVVVSAMSGETNRLLKLVAQITDRPSEREQDVVVATGEQVSIGLVAMAIQAQGGLATSFLGHQVQIVTDSIFSKARIKRIDADKIVEALKQKHIVVVAGFQGQDEQGNVTTLGRGGSDTTAVALAAALKADACEIYTDVDGVYTTDPNVCPSARKLERISYEEMLDLASVGAKVLQIRSVEFAMKYKVPLWVKSSFTDDPGTLVCEEDKSMENVVVSGIAYDKNEAKLAISGVPDVPGVAARIFGALDAQNIVVDLIVQTASKEGKTDLSFTVGKTDLVKAKEVVERVAREVNAGGVETDGDVAKVSIVGVGMRNHSGVAAKMFQILASEGINIQLISTSEIKVSCLIQSKYTELAVRALHTAFGLDKAPAAS